From the Ruania alkalisoli genome, one window contains:
- a CDS encoding carbohydrate ABC transporter permease, producing MTKAIAADHVGSTTAAAGSTSGPTLKRRRTQAESRGRYGWVLLAPFAATFVLFLIVPLAYALWLSLHSRSITGSQNWAGFDNYIRVFSDSSFLGGLGRVLLYGVLQAPIMLVLALVLALMLDAVTTRLSRLSRIVAFMPYAVPAVIGVLMWGFLYSPQLGPASILTALFGDAAPDLLGSNLVLYSLVNIVTWQMTGYNMIIIYAALQGLPREIYEAARIDGAGGWKLATQIKLPLVAPAVVLSTVFTIIATLQLFSEPKVLQSTRPDAVPADFTPNMYAYNQAFAYGQFNYAATISFVLGVVIIIGSYIFLYVTRRRSGLHD from the coding sequence ATGACCAAAGCCATTGCCGCCGACCACGTCGGTAGCACCACCGCGGCGGCGGGATCGACATCCGGTCCGACCCTGAAACGCCGTCGGACACAGGCCGAGAGCCGTGGCCGGTACGGATGGGTGCTGCTGGCTCCGTTCGCCGCCACCTTCGTGCTCTTCCTCATCGTGCCGCTGGCCTACGCGCTGTGGCTGAGCCTCCACTCGCGCTCGATCACGGGTTCGCAGAACTGGGCCGGATTCGACAACTACATCCGCGTCTTCAGCGACTCCTCCTTCCTAGGAGGCCTGGGGCGGGTGCTGCTGTACGGGGTGCTGCAGGCGCCCATCATGCTCGTCCTCGCGTTGGTGCTGGCCCTGATGCTGGACGCGGTCACCACACGTCTGTCCCGCCTGTCCCGCATCGTCGCGTTCATGCCCTACGCGGTGCCCGCGGTGATCGGTGTGCTGATGTGGGGTTTCCTGTACAGCCCGCAGCTCGGACCTGCCAGCATCCTCACCGCTCTGTTCGGGGATGCGGCACCGGATCTGCTGGGATCGAACCTGGTGCTGTACTCGCTCGTCAACATCGTGACGTGGCAGATGACCGGCTACAACATGATCATCATCTATGCGGCACTGCAGGGTCTGCCGCGCGAGATCTACGAGGCGGCCCGTATCGACGGCGCCGGCGGATGGAAACTCGCGACGCAGATCAAGCTACCGCTGGTAGCGCCGGCCGTGGTGCTCTCGACCGTGTTCACCATCATCGCGACGCTGCAGCTCTTCTCGGAGCCGAAGGTGCTGCAGTCGACGCGACCTGACGCGGTACCCGCGGACTTCACGCCGAATATGTACGCCTACAACCAGGCGTTCGCGTACGGCCAGTTCAACTACGCCGCCACGATCTCGTTCGTGCTCGGTGTGGTCATCATCATCGGCTCGTACATCTTCCTGTACGTCACTCGCCGAAGGAGTGGACTCCATGACTGA
- a CDS encoding carbohydrate ABC transporter permease yields the protein MTDLATATGVRAGGAPHRVRSTPSGGRARRPMSIGRIALILGLIVSIVYFFLPFWWLGVASTKSTGDLYTSPSLWFADGFAFFENIARTFAYQNGIFFTWIWNTILYSVTSAVGATVLATMGGYAFAKYRFRGRKVSFAILLGAVMIPNTVLVLPTYMIMSNLGLVNTIWAVILPGLLNPLGVYLVRIYGQDAVPDEVLESARIDGAKEFRIFTQIALPMLRPAIATVLLFSLVNTWNNFFLPLVMISDNRLYPLTVGLNNWRALATIDGSAGQDLYPLLIMGSLLAVVPLIIAFLAMQRQWQSGLALGAVK from the coding sequence ATGACTGATCTCGCTACGGCGACGGGCGTCAGGGCCGGTGGGGCACCGCATCGAGTGCGATCCACACCGTCAGGCGGCCGGGCGCGCCGCCCGATGAGCATCGGTCGCATCGCGTTGATCCTGGGATTAATCGTCTCGATCGTCTACTTCTTCCTACCGTTCTGGTGGCTCGGGGTGGCATCGACCAAGTCCACCGGCGATCTCTACACCAGCCCGTCACTGTGGTTCGCCGACGGGTTCGCGTTCTTCGAGAACATCGCGCGCACATTCGCATATCAGAACGGCATCTTCTTCACGTGGATCTGGAACACGATCCTCTATTCGGTCACGTCGGCCGTGGGCGCTACCGTGCTGGCCACCATGGGAGGGTACGCGTTCGCCAAGTATCGCTTTCGCGGACGGAAGGTCTCGTTCGCGATTCTCCTGGGCGCGGTGATGATCCCTAATACCGTGCTGGTGCTGCCGACCTACATGATCATGTCGAACCTCGGCCTGGTGAACACGATATGGGCCGTGATCCTGCCCGGGCTGCTGAACCCGCTCGGCGTCTATCTGGTGCGCATCTATGGTCAGGATGCGGTCCCGGACGAGGTGCTGGAATCAGCACGCATCGACGGCGCCAAGGAGTTCCGGATCTTCACGCAGATCGCGCTCCCGATGCTGCGCCCGGCGATCGCCACTGTGCTGTTGTTCTCCCTGGTGAACACATGGAACAACTTCTTCCTGCCGCTGGTGATGATTTCCGACAACAGGCTCTATCCGCTCACCGTCGGTCTCAACAACTGGCGTGCACTCGCGACCATCGACGGTAGCGCCGGGCAGGACCTGTACCCACTCCTGATCATGGGCTCACTGCTGGCCGTGGTCCCGCTGATCATCGCGTTCCTCGCGATGCAGCGTCAGTGGCAGAGCGGACTGGCGCTCGGTGCGGTGAAGTAG